The Bombus vancouverensis nearcticus chromosome 2, iyBomVanc1_principal, whole genome shotgun sequence genome window below encodes:
- the LOC117166671 gene encoding uncharacterized protein LOC117166671: MKSHEVWERSFAFIEKELLPEMVQDRCFCEPNSREFVQFDSATIRLDELSRSSEIYRVTIVVRFSGEPRSFPLLLKLLPEEEAEHKSPTAFDAYQNEEMFYSKMTLKYGTDLVPKCYLSDLGRYGRPVIVLEDLEEAGYTQVDGELDEEHLKLCVQVLAKFHARGLRLKATEPQVFREFEAKLLEISLTEETMLHYEKRSTRMLDILETMPNSGFVERIKHRLNKRPMEIVKAIATGVNDVSTICHGHFSHDNLLFKYQNGKPIDAKMIDWQTMRYCSPAVDLGPILLYNVTHENGPSEVQKILTLYIDTVRSEYPEVDSERLREDVVDKFLFACVVLSILDHITDDELTRVLLLLEQLDNFDETQK; the protein is encoded by the exons ATGAAGTCCCACGAGGTTTGGGAGCGAAGCTTCGCCTTCATCGAAAAGGAATTGCTGCCGGAAATGGTGCAAGATCGTTGCTTCTGCGAGCCGAATTCCAGGGAATTCGTTCAGTTCGACTCGGCAACGATTCGTCTCGACGAGCTGAGTCGAAGCAGCGAGATTTATCGCGTGACGATCGTGGTGAGGTTCTCCGGCGAGCCACGCAGCTTCCCGCTGTTACTGAAACTGCTTCCCGAGGAAGAGGCAGAGCACAAGAGTCCGACAGCGTTCGATGCTTACCAAAACGAAGAAATGTTCTACTCGAAGATGACGCTCAAGTATGGAACCGATTTGGTTCCAAAGTGTTACCTGTCGGATTTAGGTCGTTACGGAAGACCGGTGATCGTTCTCGAGGATTTGGAGGAAGCTGGTTACACGCAGGTGGACGGTGAATTGGACGAGGAACACTTGAAATTGTGCGTGCAAGTTCTGGCCAAGTTTCACGCCAGAGGGTTGAGATTGAAAGCGACAGAACCGCAGGTCTTCAGGGAATTCGAGGCGAAATTGCTTGAAATTTCTCTCACGGAAGAGACTATGTTACATTACGAGAAGAGATCGACTAG AATGCTGGATATTCTCGAGACGATGCCGAACTCTGGGTTCGTAGAGAGGATAAAACATAGATTAAACAAGAGACCAATGGAAATAGTGAAAGCCATCGCGACGGGGGTGAACGACGTCTCTACAATATGCCACGGCCATTTTTCACACGATAATCTACTGTTCAAATACCAGAACGGGAAACCGATCGACGCGAAGATGATCGACTGGCAAACAATGAGATATTGTTCGCCGGCTGTCGATCTCGGGCCCATTCTACTGTATAACGTGACACATGAAAATGGGCCGTCGGAGGTGCAGAAAATTTTGACGCTGTACATCGACACCGTCAGATCTGAATATCCAGAGGTAGACAGTGAACGTTTGAGAGAAGATGTGGTCGACAAGTTCCTCTTTGCTTGCGTCGTACTGTCAATTTTAGACCACATTACCGACGACGAACTTACTCGAGTTTTGTTATTGCTAGAACAGTTGGACAATTTCGATGAAACGCAGAAATAG